A region of Aphis gossypii isolate Hap1 unplaced genomic scaffold, ASM2018417v2 Contig00786, whole genome shotgun sequence DNA encodes the following proteins:
- the LOC126555302 gene encoding uncharacterized protein LOC126555302 isoform X4 → MEESELDKFIQLQFRKFEMLFSLKLGNSEGMEESELDKFIQRQLRNFAMLFSLMQGNSEGMEESETDEDALADYE, encoded by the exons ATGGAAGAATCTGAATTAGACAag tttatacaaCTTCAATtcagaaaatttgaaatgttattCAGCCTGAAGCTAGGCAATTCTGAAGGAATGGAAGAATCTGAATTAGACAag tttatacaaCGTCAATTAAGAAATTTTGCAATGTTATTCAGCCTGATGCAAGGTAATTCTGAAGGAATGGAGGAATCTGAAACAGACGAG
- the LOC126555302 gene encoding uncharacterized protein LOC126555302 isoform X2 — protein MEESELDKFIQLQFRKFEMLFSLKLGNSEGMEESELDKFIQRQLRNFAMLFSLMQGNSEGMEESETDEDRFEGGVGVKGAGHPHSFYSWAQLSQWFINPLSL, from the exons ATGGAAGAATCTGAATTAGACAag tttatacaaCTTCAATtcagaaaatttgaaatgttattCAGCCTGAAGCTAGGCAATTCTGAAGGAATGGAAGAATCTGAATTAGACAag tttatacaaCGTCAATTAAGAAATTTTGCAATGTTATTCAGCCTGATGCAAGGTAATTCTGAAGGAATGGAGGAATCTGAAACAGACGAG GACCGTTTCGAGGGTGGTGTTGGGGTGAAGGGGGCGGGCCATCCGCACAGCTTTTATAGTTGGGCCCAGTTGTCTCAATGGTTCATCAATCCATTGAgtctgtaa